Genomic segment of Pseudochaenichthys georgianus unplaced genomic scaffold, fPseGeo1.2 scaffold_1742_arrow_ctg1, whole genome shotgun sequence:
GGTCCGTGAGGTTCTTCTAGCGGATGAAATGGTTTAAGTCATAAAACCAGAACCATATGTGTGTTGCACGAGATGCTTGATTTGACAAGTCATGACCCGCTTTAATATCGCTTACATCTCAAAGTATGTCTTTATTCTTTGAGAGGGAACGGACTGTACTTAAAAatctctgtgagggcctaagatattctacaaaataatatttaaaaacattaaaacaaattatatatttttttatatatttttttagttatatttgtcattagttttaccaaaataacttgatttaattgtatttaaaataacatttccaaagaaataaatccttcgaatctgcctattcagtttctgttggaatgtgaagggttaaatgaaagaagctcgtctctgcgagtctgtgaagagaggagctgattggacggcCAGCTGTGAACTCACGGAGGGTCGCTAtggtaactgaacgagagagtaatgtcaaatgacagtacaattgaccaatcatatcttccctctaaatgggcgggtgttattatcgcggacttccGGAGATCCGCCCGCTGTCAaacttttcttgtttccatagcaacaacaacttcctgtcaacagcgtaaactcgccttcaaaataaaagcatgccaaattacacttaagacatacaactgcaacgaaagtaacaaacacaaggcaatgtccttttcaatttcaaagaacacaaatagggGTTATCTACTGGTGGTGTTTCGTGTGGTGGAGGGTCGCTGTCTTTGATGccttttgcaccccgggccgttgttttgatattcggctgaagtatacgctgtgacgtaataactcgagggaaggggtgggggtcagagggcctaggtatagaagtcacggctcgccactgatcaAACCGCAGCAGCTCTTATGATCCTGCAGTCGACGACGCCTTCTTTATCAAAGCCTTACAGTGACGTCTTTAAACCCTCCGTGCAATATCTTTTAATCCTGTAATCGGTGTGTATTCCCAGTTTTCCTTGACCTCCCGCCCTCACATACCGCACATGCTCAGTCCGTGTGACTGCTCTGATCTCATTATAGGAATCAGCTTTAGCCCATCCTCTTCCTCGCCGTGTCTCATGACAGCAGGAAGCGTCGCTGCTGCAGGGCGATCACATGGCCGTCCAATAGATCGTCTCTATCAGATGGAGACTAGTGTGTGTTCGTATGAcctgcaaacacacactgaTGCATCATGGGAGTGAGACATGAAGCACGGAAACAGAAGTGAAGCACGCTCTACTCGCACTTGGATTAGAACTGTTTATGTTTTCTGTTTCTGATTTGCTGTAAAGCGTCaggaaaatattattattataaaaacacCTAAATCGCATTGATATTTAAAGCCTTCTCTGCACACAGCTGCTCTCACGTGGCGACGTTATTCTGTCATGTGATCATATTAGTCCCTTGAGAATGGATTTGTAGACGTTTTTGCAATGTTTCCTCTGCAAGATACAGTCTGTCtactgacgtgtgtgtgtgtgtgtgtgttctagcattactatacttgtggggacctaaatctgtttacacagtcacatgtggggactcgcctccctaaggtttaggattagggttaggcatgtgttggttaaggtcaggataagtctccaggaaatgcatgtaagtcaatgtaatgtcccctgaagtgatgtatacatggtatcaattcaattcaattcaaaacctttattcatccaggtgaaatcccattgagacagtaggttccacaagaagacatgaaaacataaacaacagaacaacaaaaggacatcatacagcagaatgtacagggattacagtttacatatctatccacatgtaccggtaccaacagcatctgagtgagcagcatccaaccgagctttaaaaacatgtagtggtactagcttggtaattgtccattctttttgcagactgttccaagttagaggagctgcacatctaacaGCTTTCTTCCCTGAGACAGTccgagcacttggcacatttaataaaacctcagcatgcgatctcaggcaataagtactttcaattcaatcagggagcagatataagatgtagtttatccaacatggctttgtaaatgaaaatgtaccagtgactgagcctccgtatgtgtgtgtgtgtgtgtgtgtgcgcgtgtgtgtgtgtgtgtgtaggatgcTGTGGCTGCTCCTCTTTCTGCTTCCTTCGTTCTGCGACGGGCGGATCGCGGCTCAAGGAGTCGCTCATAAAAACCCAAACAGCTCCGGTGAGTCCGTGGTGTATTAATGGAACCTCTGGGCTTTTTAAAAGTATTTCTTTTAGTATTTTATAGgatttatttttcacttttttgtACAGTATTTTCCTTcatatctttctgtctttattggatctacactgaacaaaaatataaacgcaacacttttgtttttgctcccatttctcacgagatgaactcaaagatctaaaacattttctataaacacaaaataaccatttctctcaaatattgttcacaaatctgaaagaatgtgtgatagtgagcacttctcctttgccgagataatccatcccatcacatctcaggtgtggcatatcaagatgctgattagacagcatggttattgcacaggtgtgccttaggctggccaccataaaaggcctctctgaaacgtgcagttttgctttattgggggggtctgggggggtccgaaaaccaggcagtatatggtgtgaggggtaggggtaggggtagggtaatgttgtgaatcgagtggcctgtgttcgtcgtccataacatacgcctgcccatacaataaccccaccaccgccatgggccactcgattttcctttaaactgggttttctttggaagtttttccttgtacgatgtgagggtctaaggacagagggtgtcgtattgtcatactgatattctgtacacactgtgaagaccactgagacaaatgtaacatttgtgatattgggctatataaataaacattgattgattgattgattgattgattcacaacattaccctacccctacccctacccctcacaccagatactgactggttttcggaccgccccagacccccccaataaagcaaaactgcacgtttcagagtggccttttatggtggccagcctaaagcacacctgtgcaataatcatgctgtctatcagcatcttgatatgccacacctgtgaggtgggatggattatctcggcaaaggagaagtgctcactatcacagatcttttcagatttgtgaacaatatttgagagaaatagttattttgtgtaaatagaaaacgttttagatctttgagttcatctcatgacaaacgggagcaaaaacaaaagtgttgcgtttatatttgtgttcagtgtatattcATGCATCTTGATTTATGTCATTTGCCCTTGATATATTTAAGTTATGCATCAAAGCAGACAAACAAAAATACACGAATAAtctaaaaataatgttttttttatatatatatttttctttttatatttattgaatttaattttcTCCTCTAAATATTTGTACAGTATTCTTGAATTTCCTTCTGTTGTTTATCCGTCTTCCGTATGTTGTAGTTTTTCTTTACTCAATAGGATGTTTCTTTGAAATATTAAGTCGTATTTTTAatcgactttttttttttttttcaacctattttttgtgttttttcttaTTTTCTCAGACATTTTCTGGACAGTTTTCCTGTGTGTTCTTGAATAGATGTTCCTCTATAGGCCCTAGTGACGTGTCCCTGCCTCTCACGGTGCAAGTGGCCCCCagactagccccccccccctcttcagaTGCAGTAATTTGCTCTGCAGGAGTGCATTATTCTCTCTTTCTGAGAAGCGCTTTGAGCTCCTTACAGTGCACACAGCCGGCCTCTGTGTGCCTCACATTCCCTCCTGGACTAATCCCCCCGACAGGAAGTCCTGCCGCCGCTCGGTGTGTGGCGTGGAGGAGGATCGTTCACCTGTATCAACGTTTCTTTCTTTAGTCCattcttttctttttgtaaTTCAAATTTAAGAGGATTTTTCATTCAGAACAAAGAAACATTAGCGGCATAAACCCCAACGATACTTCCGATCAGTCCAGTTAAATTAAAAAGGTTTCCTGACTGATGCACCTGTACCTGAACACACCTGTTCTTCTCACTCTCCTCTTTTCTCCCTCAGTGCACGTGAAGTCTCGGCCTCACATCTACTTCTGCCGCTCGCCCAACATGGAGGACTTCAGCTGCTGGTGGCGCCCGCTGGAGAACCTGACGGAGGAAGTGTCCTACGTCCTCACATACTCCAAAGAGTACgtgaaaaacatttaaaatcctGACATCTGAGAGCCTGGAACCATCTCTCATTATGTAAGATAGAAGTCACTTAATGATCCGATTGACTTTAGAGGAGATTAAACCATTTCAGCTTCACATTCTCATATTTAAAGACCTTAGCTGTAAATGAAAAGAAATGACCTTAAATGATCTGTAGCAATATGGAAAGCGGCCTCCCATCAAAGCAGACCGGCGGTTCTGGGTCGTATAGATTTTAAACCATGTCACGCTCCACCACCTCAGCGAGAAGCTATTTAACACGTCGATATTTCTGCCCCTGAACGCCTCACGTGGCGTCGCCCCGTGCAAACACGTCAGAGGAGAAATCAGGACACGTTTGATTTCTGACGGCAATCTGCATTCAGGTGATAAGAAAAGGTCAGAAACAACCGCAGATAAAAGGCAATTCAAGTGATAACGATCAGTGAACAACCGTAAAGGCCGCGGGTCTGTTTCTGATCAGCCAACACGTTAGATTTAATATAAACATGCCGCAGTCATTTAAATGgcaaagcagcgttcagttattatgctccaagtatctggaacaaactcccagaaacctgcaggtccgctgcaactctgactactttcaaatccaggctgaagacttttctttttgtcgctgcttttaattgaactattcacatcctaaactgcactgtaacttttatccatgtatttttccttaatgtttattttattagcttttctgttttaatgcttaatgtgtttcatttttttttttgtaaagcactttgaattgccttgcgttgaaaagtgctctataaataaacttgccttgccttgcctataagATTTGCAGAAAGTAAAAGTGTGTCTAATGGCATGTTTTCATTTCAGCTTCTCATGCTGCAGCGATGTGGCCTTTGCATCCCGATAGAGCTGGAGCTAATCAATATTTACATTAGCCTACATGGGAAATAACACCGTATAACacacagaccctctgtccttagaccctctgtccttagtccctctgtcctcagaccctctgtccttagaccctctgtcctcagaccctctgtcctcaaccctctgtccttagaccctctgtccttagaccctctgtcctcagaccctctgacctcagaccctctgtccttagaccctctgaccttagaccctctgtcctcagaccctctgtcctcagaccctctgtcctcagaccctctgtcctcaaccctctgtccttagaccctctgtccttagaccctctgtccccagaccctctgacctcagaccctctgtccttagaccctctgaccttagaccctctgtcctcagaccctctgtcctcagaccctctgtccttagaccctctgtcctcagatcaTCTGCCTAAAACAGTCCTGGTGCTCTTCTCGGTCAtctcacatcctgtcatgtgcacagctacagttgatacctttgtagcatgctactctcatgcTGGACGAGGACACTCACTATGTTCCCAACAGAGAtgtaaataaagagctttttgtccCAAACTAAACCGTGGTGTCTCGCAGCAAGGAGCCTCAGCAGGAGTGTCCGGACTACGTGAGCTCCGGACCCAACAGCTGCCACTTCGACAAGAAACACACCATCATCTGGAAGTTTTACTGCCTGAACGTCACCGCCGTCACCACACACGGGAACTACACTTCCCAGAAGCACTGCCTGGACGTGGCCGACATAGGTGAGGAGCGGAGCGGTGCAGGGATGGTGTGTTTCCGTAGTTCGACCCGGAaggaagctgctggttccctcgacaaaaagcgaCGGGATTTCTCCACCGTGACATGAGATGAAACACGGTCGGGAACCGGCAGGAGAATCGAGAGTAGAAGTCGGTTTCCGCTGTTTTTTAGGGATCGCTTTATTTagggtttcacacacacacagctctgatcctccacttcctgtgtgtgtgtgtgtgtgtgtgtgtgtgtgtgtgtgtgtgtgtgtgtgtgtgtgtgttagactctgttactgtgtgtgtgtgtgtgtgtgtgtgtgtgtgtgtgtgtgtgtgtgtgtgtgtgtgtgtgtgtgtgtgtgtgtgtgtgtgtgtgtgtgttagactctgttactgtgtgtgtgtgtgtgtgtgttagactctgttactgtgtgtgtgtgtgtgtgtgtgtgtgtgtgtgtgtgtgtgtgtgtgtgttagactctgttactgtgtgtgtgtgtgtgtgtgtgtgtgtgtgtgtgtgtgtgtggtgtgttagactctgttactgtgtgtgtgtgtgtgtgtgtgtgtgtgtgtgtgtgtggtgtgtggtgtgttgtgtgtgtgtgtgtgactgtgtgtgtgtgtggtggtgtgtgtgtgtgactctgttactgtggtgtgtgtgtgtgtgtgtgtgtgtggtgtgtggtggtgtgtggtgtgatgtgtgtggtgtgtgtgtgtgttagactctgttattgtgtgtgtgtgtgtgtgtgtgtgtgtgtgtgtgtgtgtgtgagtgtgtttgtgtgtgcgtgtgtgtgtgtgcgtgtgtgtgttgtgtgtgtgtgtgtgtgtgtgtgttgtgtgtgtgtgtgtgacgtctgttactgttgtgtgtgtgtgtgtgcgtgtgtgtgtgttgtgtgtgtgtgtgtgtgtgttagactctgttactgggtgtgtgtgtgtgtgtgtgtgtgtgtgtgtgggtgtgtgtgtgtgagtgtgtttggtgtgtgcgtgtgtgtgtgtgtgtgtgtgtgtgtgtggtgtgtgtggtgtgtgtgtgttagactctgttactgtgtgtgtgtgtgtgtgtgtgtgtgtgtgtgtgtgtgtgtgttagactctgttactgtgtgtgtgtgtgtgtgtgtgtgtgtgtgtgtgtgtgtgtgcttgtgtgtgtgtgtgtgtgtgtgttagactctgttactgtgtgtgtgtgtgtgtgtgtgtgtgtgtgtgtgtgtgagagagtgtgtttgtgtgtgtgttagactctgttactgtgtgtgtgttagactctgttactgtgtgtgtgtgtgtgtgtgtgtgtgtgtgtgtgtgtgtgtgcgcgtgtgtgtgactctgttactgtgtgtgtgtgtgtgtgtgagactctgttactgtgtgtgtgtgtgtgtgttcgttctTATTTATATTGTAAAACAGACAAAAACAGCAGATCATTTCACAGTTTTCTGTTTGTTGAGTATATCTCTACAGCTACACTAATTGGTTAATTGACTGATGTTACACTAATTGGTTAATTGACTGATCGTTTAAACCCTAATACTCCTcgtaaatattaaaaaaacataCTTTAACAGTTTAAATTGGAATAAAAGTATGTTTAATTAAAAGTTATAATGGTATGTTTTCATGATACTTGTACATACATATGAATAAAGTAACTTAACATTGaggcatcccccccccccccccccgcagtgCAGATGGAGGCTCCGGTGAACCTGTCCTTCGTGCTGGAGGAGGCGGGGGGGGATGAGATGGGTCACAGCACCCTGCTGTCCTGGATCTACCCGGTGCCGGCACACCTGAAGTACGGATGGATCACTCTGGAGCACGAGCTGCAGTACCGCCGGGTCAGCGAGCCCGACGTGTGGAAGGTACACTCACACAGAGATCACCTCCTATCACGCAACATGCACGTTCTGATGTCTTTTCcacatcaacgtgtgtcccccGAGACTCACAAAGCGTCAGGAAGTATCttctcctccgtacccacatctctaaaaacggagctgatccagattttctgcgtcatgacgacattactaaaaatgtgggcgggctttagacccacgggccaatcagaaacgttgctgtcagaaacaatTAGACGTGTTCCGGAAGTGATGTGGTCTGTGTTgacattagcatgctagcactcagagctaacctgtgccgGAGAGAGTGGGTGTTTCTccatgtcgagtaaagctgctccagagccactatttcaagcatgctacgtcatcgagtgccgccgaaggactgttccaatgtccagcatacttggaaatctaccgagcccggcgtacttcgtttggagaagtagcctgttccactctttgttttccgaatgccaggaaggattcttgcctcgcttctgaagcaagatgctcggaagacatgtgctaccaagcaagcgtactcgagattgagaaacacccagtctGTGTGAAGAAGAAGCAGGAACTCAAAAGGaagtcaccttgtggtaaagctgagagagagaagagctccatcctgtttcagagagaatccttgatgtggtttggaacatgatggcgTTTATTCACGGCAGAATGTAACCTTATCTCCATGtaattctgagcaggcattagctccgcctcctcttcttatttcaagctaagtctgtttggtattttgagcaaaacacttcgaTCTGAATCTGTGATAATGTTCCCCAGGTGAAGTACCCCCTCAGAGAGCCCCAGGTGGAGCTGCTCGGGCTGCCGGTGGGGGAGTTCGTAGTGCGGGTTCGATGCCGATCACATAACGCCAGGCTGTGGAGCGAGTGGAGCGATCCGCTGATGATGAGCATCCCCGCCCGGCCGCCTGCAGGTACGCTTCCTGTCGATGAGGGGCAGCTTAGTTCACGGAGGGAAATGCAGATATCTCTTTAAATGGACATTTCTCACGcacatacaaaaaaacattaaaggggacctatcatgcaaaatgcactttgtgatgtcttctctgcatcaccgtgtgtccccgtgtgtccccgctgtgtccccgtgtgtcggggaactcacgcagcgtcaggaaataaaaccctctctcttttcctccgtacccaaatctctaaaaacggggaacaacggagctgatccagatttgcgtccgatatgacgtaatatctgaaatgtggacccacgggccaatcagaaacgttgctatcagaaacaatgcccgactgttttggacgtaatatggtcggtgtttacattagcatgctaacactcagagctaacctgtactggagagcatgtgtgtgaagaagcaggaagtagaaaggaactcaccttgtggtgtaaccgggagagaggaagcctttgagctccagagagaatccctggcggcgcgtgaggctcaggtttgggaaggctaaatcactttgtttttacctgacgctgcccgcctccgccgtctatagaaaagagatcaactcagtgaaagcaccgcctgctgaccaatcagagctcagtgtgcggagtttaaatctctcaagtcatatgacaggagaaaggaaatacagtttaaactgccgtatgcagagaagacgccgacgtgtcgcacttatcattcatatcacactcAATCAGATGATCAGATAATATCACAGCCtattatctcctgatctgagtcagctgagccgtgtcTGGCCGAGCAGCActcagcgtcacagactggtgcagaagtattattttaagcaacacaggttgacgaaacactcaactcaaatgtaattaaagtcagatccactcgtgtctcagacgggcagtgatatcataaaactatacgctttcaaacactcggtagtttatttattttgtaaccagttGTTCGTAGTCCCCTTgcaggtggcttgtatcctggattattatgtttaagtcatggatgaataatattagacaaatatgaactttaaagttcatatttgtctaatattagtttacttttctttaatgaagtatgacgctgcgctgtcaggacacttgtccctgtttgtgattggtcaaatgttgctaaccccgcccctttcacgtgaacgcgctctcagctggtgagagaagccctggcttgatttaccgagttgatatgaaccagcgtcgagatctcgtttgttagggttagtgaaGATAACTCAAATCCAgggtttgaactggcttcgtagcacacagggcacaggtggctagcagcgctaatgtcaaagacacaaacattatacattatatttttattttaccaggatgcagtgacacacatatttgctacagcacccgccgccactggagagaatccttgataatccatgatataggtagcggtggtggcgaagtcgatagtcccggcaagaccaagtgctaccgaggtgtccctgagcaaggcaccgttccccacactgctcctaacacaggatgagtcaaatgcagagaaacaatttccccaccgggattaataaaagtctgtCTTATCTTacatggcgtttcatcacggcagcatttagtttagacggtagctgccgggtcccgcatgagctcagacccctcctctttaaagctttatccccaaatcagcacttttgaaacaggaagtgaaacagagggatatttgatttgatatactttattaatccccgtggggaaattgtttctctgcattcgacccgtcctagtgttaggagcagtgtgctgccattttgaacggcgcccggggagcagtgtggggaacggtgccttgctcagggacacctcggtagcacttggtcttgccaggacctgaactggtgaccttccagttgccaagccaagtcccaatcgacttcgccaccaccgccccatatGAGGCACggctagaatgatctgtttggtgtttggagcagaACACTTCATCGTCATGTTGCTCTGAGACCTGTGCTCTTGGCTGAACATAGCATGTAGGTGACCTCCGCCCCTCGATCACCCTTTATGAACACACAGTTAGAAATACACTACATCGCTGCTACTTCTGCTTCCACCACGAGGACAATGAGAAGGGGAGGGTTTCAATGTACACTGTTCCCTTATTGCAAATGTTTACTACTCCCTGTAACTCGTGAAATGTTCTCAACTGtcttctaaataaataaatggacaTGAGGCTCAAATTAGTTTTGTATCTGTAAATATGTGTTCCTTGTGTGTCACCTGTGCAggtaagctgctggttctgaTTCTGGTGACGGGGGTGGGGGTGGTGGCTCTGCTGGTGGTCACCCTGGGGCTCCTCCCCCAGAGCAGGAGGTGAGTACACAGTCAACAATaaaacacacatcctttactcaagtagaagtacagatactcgtgtagtacaggtatttgagttcaacatgtaagaagtagaaagtacaggtatttgagttcaacatgagagaagtagaaagtacaggtatttgtgttcaacatgtaagaagtaggaagtacaggtatttgagttcaacatgagagaagtagaaagtacaggtatttgagttcaacatgtaagaagtagaaagtacaggtatttgagttcaacatgtaagaagtagaaagtacaggtatttgagttcaacatgtaagaagtagaaagtacaggtatttcagttcaacatgagagaagtagaaagtacaggtatttgagttcaacatgtaagaagtagaaagtacaggtatttgagttcaacatgtgagaagtagaaagtacaggtatttgagttcaacatgtaagaagtagaaagtacaggtatttgagttcaacatgtaagaagtagaaagtacaggtatttgggttcaacatgtaagaagtagaaagtacaggtatttgagttcaacatgtgagaagtagaaagtacaggtatttgggttcaacatgtaagaagtagaaagtacaggtatttgggttcaacatgtgagaagtagaaagtataggtatttcagttcaacatgtaagaagtagaaagtacaggtatttgagttcaacatgtaagaagta
This window contains:
- the LOC117441504 gene encoding prolactin receptor-like, translated to MLWLLLFLLPSFCDGRIAAQGVAHKNPNSSVHVKSRPHIYFCRSPNMEDFSCWWRPLENLTEEVSYVLTYSKDKEPQQECPDYVSSGPNSCHFDKKHTIIWKFYCLNVTAVTTHGNYTSQKHCLDVADIVQMEAPVNLSFVLEEAGGDEMGHSTLLSWIYPVPAHLKYGWITLEHELQYRRVSEPDVWKVKYPLREPQVELLGLPVGEFVVRVRCRSHNARLWSEWSDPLMMSIPARPPAGKLLVLILVTGVGVVALLVVTLGLLPQSRR